The following coding sequences lie in one Apium graveolens cultivar Ventura chromosome 3, ASM990537v1, whole genome shotgun sequence genomic window:
- the LOC141712986 gene encoding uncharacterized protein LOC141712986, giving the protein MQALIWKPRVLTNCYSWPRTTSLLTKTTTRLFSSVCSNDTNNAYTTSQSRGGLPRFYSLVLPPSQGNILRVVGDEFWHMTKVLRLNTNDRIELFDGKGGIVRGFIKSVDRGGLDFVALEDPKVVSPPSGEWHVFAAFGTLKGGRADWLVEKCTELGAKSLTPLLTERSNSFSENRFNRMQRVIVSATKQCQRLHEMTINPPANIKALLPIVAKSKLSLVAVAEGTPVINVLTSSKLESPNLMIIGPEGDFTEKELNMIIEAGATAVGLGPHRLRVETATMTLLATLMLWSDSQHISTR; this is encoded by the exons ATGCAAGCCCTAATTTGGAAGCCTCGTGTACTGACAAACTGCTACTCATGGCCAAGAACAACCTCGTTACTCACCAAAACAACCACCAGATTGTTTTCCTCTGTATGTAGTAATGATACTAATAATGCTTACACCACTTCCCAATCTCGAGGTGGTCTTCCTCGCTTCTACTCTCTAGTCCTACCTCCTTCCCAG GGGAATATTCTTCGTGTAGTGGGCGATGAGTTTTGGCATATGACTAAGGTTCTGAGGCTTAATACCAATGATAG GATAGAGCTTTTTGATGGGAAAGGAGGTATAGTTAGAGGCTTCATAAAGAGTGTTGACCGTGGTGGACTAGACTTTGTGGCATTGGAGGATCCGAAGGTAGTGTCTCCCCCCTCTGGTGAATGGCATGTGTTTGCTGCTTTTG GTACTTTAAAGGGTGGTCGTGCTGACTGGCTTGTAGAAAAATGCACA GAGCTCGGTGCCAAAAGCTTAACGCCTCTGCTGACTGAGCGTTCTAATTCTTTTTCAGAAAATCGCTTCAACAGAATGCAACGTGTAATTGTATCTGCAACCAAACAAT GTCAACGTCTGCATGAAATGACTATAAATCCTCCTGCAAATATCAAAGCCCTTTTACCTATT GTTGCAAAGTCAAAGCTATCTTTGGTGGCTGTAGCAGAGGGAACTCCTGTTATCAATGTGTTAACTTCCTCTAAATTGGAATCTCCCAATCTGATGATAATTGGACCAGAAGGGG ACTTCACggagaaagaattgaatatgatTATAGAGGCTGGAGCAACCGCTGTTGGTCTTGGTCCGCATCGCCTTCGAGTTGAAACTGCTACAATGACACTTTTGGCAACCCTAATGTTGTGGTCTGATAGTCAACATATATCCACTCGGTAA